Within the Saccharomonospora amisosensis genome, the region TTGCGGCCGCCCGAGCTGCACCAGGCTCGGGAGCGGGCGGCGAAGGGCGAGATTACCCAGGAGGAGTTGCGAGCCGTCGAGGACGACGCCATCCGGCGCGTCGTCGACCTGCAGCGCAAGGTCGGACTGCGGTCCGCCACCGACGGCGAGTTCCGGCGAGCCTCGTGGCACATGGACTTCATCTACCAGCTCAACGGCGTCTCCAAGAGCGACGAGAAGCTGCACGTCAAGTTCCACAACGCCGCGGGGGACCTGGAATTCAGCCCGCCCGGGTTGCAGGTCGACGGCAAGGTCGGGCTGGAAAAGCCGATTTTCGGTGACCACTTCGAGTTTCTGAAGTCCGTTGTGGACCCCGGTGTCACGCCGAAGCTCACCATCCCTTCGCCCAGCATGGTGTACTACCGGGGTGGCCGGTCGGCCGTCGACGAGAACGTCTACCCCAACCTGGAAGACTTCTTCTCCGACCTCAGCGCCGCCTACGGCAAGCAGATCAAGTCGATGGGCGAGCTCGGCTGCACCTACCTGCAGCTCGACGACACCAGCCTGGCCTACCTCAACGACCCGAACCAGCGTGAACTGGTTTCGAGGATGGGCTTCGACCCGCAGACCCTGCACCTGCGCAACATCGAGGTGATGAACGCCGCGATCGCGCACAAGCCCGCGAACATGGCGATTACCACTCACCTGTGCCGTGGCAACTTCCGCTCCTCCTGGGCCGCGGAGGGCAGCTACGACTTCGTGGCGGAGGCACTGTTCAACGAGCTCAATGTGGACGGTTACTTCCTCGAGTTCGACGACGAGCGATCCGGCGGCTTCGAACCGCTTCGGTTCGTGCCGAAGGGCAAGTACGTTGTGCTCGGGCTCGTGACCACCAAGCGCGGCGAGTTGGAGTCGATGGAGTCGCTCGAACGCCGTATCGAGCAGGCCGCCAAGTATGTCGACCTCGACCAGCTCTGCCTTTCGCCGCAGTGTGGGTTCTCCTCCACCGAGGAGGGCAACGATCTCACCGAGGAGCAGGAGATCCGCAAGCTGGAACGCATCGTGGAGACCGCTGCCAAGGTGTGGGGCTGACCCGCGCCACCAACCCAGCCAAGGAGCCGGTCGTCCGTTGGGCTCGCCCCCGGGCGGCCGGCTCGCTCATGTTCGGTCCGCGAACTCCTCCACCTGTTCCCTTCGGCCCGCGACGATGAGGATGTCGTCGCGCTGCACGACCGTCTCGGGCGTCGCGTAGGTGAAGCCCTGACCAGGGCGCTTGATGCTCACGACTGTCACCCCGAACTTGGTACGCAGCCGGGTCTCGCCGAGCGGCAGGCCTACCGCTTCGCCAGGAGCCGTTGTCTTGACGATCGCGTAGTCGTCCTCGAATTCGATGTAGTCGAGCATCCTGCCGGTGACAAGGTGGGCCACGCGCTCTCCCATGTCGTGTTCGGGAAGCACCACCTTGTGAGCCCCAACGCGCTCCAGTATGCGCCCGTGCTGCCGGTTCACCGCCTTGGCCCAGATGCGTTCGATGCCTGCCTCCGACAGCAGTGAGGTGGTGAGAATGCTCGCCTCGATGTCGCTGCCGATGCCGACCACGGCGCGGCGGAACTCCGGCACGCCGAGCTGGTGCAGTGCCTCGACATCGGTGGTGTCGGCGACTACCGCATGGGTGAGGTCGTCGGCGTAGCGCTGCACGCGCCGGGGGTTGTGATCGATGCCGAGCACGTCGCAGCCGGCACGGGCCAGCTGGACGGCCAAAGAGCCGCCGAAACGTCCAAGTCCGATCACGACAACCCGGTGTGTGTGTTTCCTACTAGCCAACGATCGGCCTCTCTTCAGGTAGCTCGTAGCGCCGGGTGCGCTCGCGCAGCGCCAGCGCGGAGGCCAGCGTTATTGGTCCTAGCCTGCCAAGGAACATCATTCCGGTGACGACCAACTCGGCCGAGGGAGGAAGCTGTCCGGTGATGCCCGTCGAAAGGCCCACCGTTCCGAATGCGGAGACCGTTTCGAACAGCACCCGGTCAAGGCTGAACGGGGTGAGTGCGAGCAACAGCAGTGTCCCGCTGACCACCGCACCCACGCTCAGCAATGCGACGGTAAGCGCCTGTCGCTGCACCGTCGATTCAAGCCTACGTCCCATCACATGGACGCTCGGCCTGCCTCGGATCTCGGCGAGTATGACGAAGGCCAGCAGTGCGAAGGTCGTCACCTTGATGCCGCCTGCCGTGCCCGCGCTGCCTCCACCGATGAACATGAGCACGTTGTTGATCAGCAGCGTGCCCGGCTCGAACTGGCTCACATCGAGGCTGTTGAAACCGGCGGTGCGCGGCATGACGCCGTGGAAGAAGCCGGCCAGCAGCTTGCCGCCCACGCCGAACTGCCCGAGCGTCGCGGGGTTGTTCCATTCCGCGGCCGTGATGAGGACACTGCCGACGGCAAGCAGTGCAGAGGTTGCCAGCAAGGTGATCTTGACGTGCAGCGACCACCGTCGCGCGCCGCGCAGCCGGTGGCGCCACAGCTCGATCCAGACGGGAAAGCCGAGACCGCCCGCCAATACCGCGAAGGCGATCGGCAGGCAGATCGCGGCATCGGTTGCGTAGCGCATGAGGCTGTCGGAGTACAGCGAGAACCCGGCGTTGTTGAACGCCGAGATGGAGTGAAAGGCACCCTGGTAGAGCGCTTCTCCCCAGTGCTGACCCAGTCCCAGCCACAGCCGTAGGAACAGCACCAGGAAGATGACGACCTCGAAAACGAGGCTGATCAGCACAACGCCTGCGACCACGCGACGTACATCGCCGAGCCGGAGGGTCTTCGTCTCGGCTTGGACCGTAAGTTGCAGCCTCAGCCCGAACCGCCTCACCACCAGAATGCCAAGCAGGGTCGCAAGGGTCATGATTCCGAGGCCACCCACCTGGATCATTCCCAGGATCGCCAGCTCCCCGAACGTCGACCAGTAGGAAGAGGTGTCGACGACGACGAGACCGGTGACGCAGACCGCTGACGTCGCGGTGAAAAGCGCCGTCACGAAACCGCTTGACTCGCCCGACTCGGTCGCGACCGGCAGCATCAGCAGGACGGTTCCCGCGGCGATCACCAGTGCGAAGGCGGTGACCACGATCTGAGCCGGTTGGCGCCATGTCGGCAACAAGCCACGCAAGACGGTGAGGCCCGACGCCAGCGTCAAATCCGTACTCCGTTCGCGGTCAAGGGCCTGGCATGCGTCAAACTAGTCAAAGTGGAGAGGTAGCGCATACCTGTTCCGGGAAAGTCGGGTGAGTTAGGTGCGGCACACTGCGCAGGAGTCACCGAGCGTGGTCGGTCGTGTGCTCGGCCTGCTCGGCGCGTTCAGCCCGCAGCGCCCGGTGCTCACCCTGTCGGAGCTGAGCAGACGTGCGGAGCTTCCGCTGTCCACCGTCCACCGG harbors:
- a CDS encoding 5-methyltetrahydropteroyltriglutamate--homocysteine S-methyltransferase, with the translated sequence MSQRSTPPFRADHVGSLLRPPELHQARERAAKGEITQEELRAVEDDAIRRVVDLQRKVGLRSATDGEFRRASWHMDFIYQLNGVSKSDEKLHVKFHNAAGDLEFSPPGLQVDGKVGLEKPIFGDHFEFLKSVVDPGVTPKLTIPSPSMVYYRGGRSAVDENVYPNLEDFFSDLSAAYGKQIKSMGELGCTYLQLDDTSLAYLNDPNQRELVSRMGFDPQTLHLRNIEVMNAAIAHKPANMAITTHLCRGNFRSSWAAEGSYDFVAEALFNELNVDGYFLEFDDERSGGFEPLRFVPKGKYVVLGLVTTKRGELESMESLERRIEQAAKYVDLDQLCLSPQCGFSSTEEGNDLTEEQEIRKLERIVETAAKVWG
- a CDS encoding potassium channel family protein; translated protein: MIGLGRFGGSLAVQLARAGCDVLGIDHNPRRVQRYADDLTHAVVADTTDVEALHQLGVPEFRRAVVGIGSDIEASILTTSLLSEAGIERIWAKAVNRQHGRILERVGAHKVVLPEHDMGERVAHLVTGRMLDYIEFEDDYAIVKTTAPGEAVGLPLGETRLRTKFGVTVVSIKRPGQGFTYATPETVVQRDDILIVAGRREQVEEFADRT
- a CDS encoding TrkH family potassium uptake protein; protein product: MASGLTVLRGLLPTWRQPAQIVVTAFALVIAAGTVLLMLPVATESGESSGFVTALFTATSAVCVTGLVVVDTSSYWSTFGELAILGMIQVGGLGIMTLATLLGILVVRRFGLRLQLTVQAETKTLRLGDVRRVVAGVVLISLVFEVVIFLVLFLRLWLGLGQHWGEALYQGAFHSISAFNNAGFSLYSDSLMRYATDAAICLPIAFAVLAGGLGFPVWIELWRHRLRGARRWSLHVKITLLATSALLAVGSVLITAAEWNNPATLGQFGVGGKLLAGFFHGVMPRTAGFNSLDVSQFEPGTLLINNVLMFIGGGSAGTAGGIKVTTFALLAFVILAEIRGRPSVHVMGRRLESTVQRQALTVALLSVGAVVSGTLLLLALTPFSLDRVLFETVSAFGTVGLSTGITGQLPPSAELVVTGMMFLGRLGPITLASALALRERTRRYELPEERPIVG